CCAATTCGTTGAGGATATCATTGGGAAAATCACGGGGTGCTTTATCTACTTCGTCAATGAGAACGATAGAGCGTCTTTTACCAGGATGCACAAAATATGGCGGGAGAAATTCTACAACTTCAGACTTTTCTCTAGTCAGCAAAATTGCAGTGCCTAAAGCACAATAGGTCAAATATTTGAGAGTGTTTCTATTAGCTATACCGCTGTATGCATCTTGAAATTGCTTTAAACTGTCATAAGTGTAAAATAAATCGCGAGCTGTACTTGTAGATTTGGTTTCAAATTTGAGTGGCTCTTCAAAACCGAGTTCCCAAGCAAGGCTATAGGCAAATTGAGTTTTACCAATACCGGGTTCCCCAGTGAGTAAAAGTGGTTGTCCTAGCAGCAAAGCAACATTACAAGCATCAACCAATCCTGCATCTGCAATGTAGTTTTCTGGCATCATCATTTGTGAACGCCGTGATACTGGCAAAGTTGTTGGTACATCGCTTCGCTGCCTTTTTCCATCACCAACATAAAAAGGAAACTTCATTTGCGTTCCTCCTTGCTGATAGAGCAATTTTGTAAAATCTCAGTCAGGTTTCTAGCCAAATATTCCATAGGAATAGTATTAGATGATTTTTCCTTCTCCCATTGTTCAAAAATATCTCTAATTTTAATAATTAAATCTTCGATTCTCTCCTCACCCCAAAAAATTCTTGTATCTTTGTCGCGTGCCCAATCCTCTGTTTGCCTTCTAGTGATGCTATCCAGTTCTGGTAATACTGTGCATATAAGCCTGTCAAACTGATAAAAATTAGATGAGGATAATTGTTTTATAAAATTAGAAACATTTTTATTTTTAAACTTAAAACAAAATTTATTTAATCCTATTTTTTTAGGTAACTGATATTTGATAAACAAGCATATAAACAGATATTTTCCGGGTAATATATCTGGCCAATTTTGCCAAAACAGAAAAAAATTTTCGATAATTTTGGAA
The Nostoc edaphicum CCNP1411 genome window above contains:
- a CDS encoding AAA family ATPase; this encodes MKFPFYVGDGKRQRSDVPTTLPVSRRSQMMMPENYIADAGLVDACNVALLLGQPLLLTGEPGIGKTQFAYSLAWELGFEEPLKFETKSTSTARDLFYTYDSLKQFQDAYSGIANRNTLKYLTYCALGTAILLTREKSEVVEFLPPYFVHPGKRRSIVLIDEVDKAPRDFPNDILNELDQMYFRILELGNAQILANPELQPFIIITSNSEKDLPDAFLRRCIYYHIPFPNRDRLAEIVANRLGLYSGASSEFLNTALDLFFELRATSSGLRKKPATAELLGWMIALREISNRQENPLTQPELVQRTLSNLIKTAEDQDKAKKIVKQWIDNRKK